One region of Vidua macroura isolate BioBank_ID:100142 chromosome 21, ASM2450914v1, whole genome shotgun sequence genomic DNA includes:
- the LOC128817874 gene encoding uncharacterized protein LOC128817874 codes for MGVYQALTQPAARPASCPAGPPSRAGPGKAAAAGGAPSEHRRQSCAELGRRSWNPRVSYLAPSAVPTATATRLYGPGLTGALRPLTSPARPYLSAKGCIPPMVQAKAGTGEEGEASKNSQQDLKIKSPQQLQMYTLGGWLQDKMLGHNEHLMNSSVLIFGCCMTKARYLIVKHGNAEGPLQVLRGGNNISLAHFLLWAKQFHLSQPFLIAEVLQLSRLFLCLFSGPTATGSHLSYTKDLRAG; via the exons ATGGGG GTTTACCAGGCGCTCACACAGCCGGCAGCGCGCCCGGCTTCCTGTCCCGCGGGACCGCCCtcccgcgccgggccgggcaaagccgccgccgccggcggaGCCCCGAGCGAGCACCGCCGCCAGAGCTGTGCGGAGCTGGGTCGGCGCTCCTGGAACCCTCGCGTCTCGTACCTGGCTCCCTCTGCGGTACCAACAGCAACCGCAACACGCCTCTACGGCCCGGGGCTGACGGGAGCGCTCCGTCCCCtcacctcccctgcccggccgtACCTCAG tgCCAAAGGATGTATACCCCCCATGGTGCAAGCCAAGGCTGGGacgggggaggagggggaagccAGTAAAAACTCACAGCAGGATTTGAAGATCAAGTCTCCTCAGCAGTTACAAATGTACACTCTTGGAGGCTG GTTACAAGACAAGATGCTTGGACATAATGAGCATTTAATGAACTCTTCAGTACTTATCTTTGGGTGTTGTATGACAAAAGCACGTTACCTTATAGTGAAACATGGCAATGCAGAAG gtcCCCTTCAAGTACTGAGAGGTGGCAATAACATCTCCTTGGCGCATTTTCTTCTTTGGGCTAAACAATTCCATctgtctcagcctttcctcatagctgaggtgctccagctctctAGATTGTTCTTGTGCCTCTTCTCTGGACCTACTGCAACAGGTTCACATCTTTCCTACACCAAGGACTTGAGAGCTGGATGA